A genomic segment from Vespula pensylvanica isolate Volc-1 chromosome 25, ASM1446617v1, whole genome shotgun sequence encodes:
- the LOC122637371 gene encoding fatty acyl-CoA reductase wat-like isoform X1: MENNCGNTLEKVRMMKQLLEGNEQETDISINDFKTVDKESSCINFDKLTPIQKFYYGESVFITGVTGFLGKLLIEKLLRGCPGIKCIYVLIRSRKGKNISQRIDEMVENELFSTLKKKEPTFRNRIISIEGDCSLPNLAISVTDKAKLIEEVSIIFHIAATVKFNESIKTATAINVKSLKDLINLSKNMLKLKSFVHVSSAYANCIHSLIEEKFYKTSIDADKLINLVDDIDEKMLDEITPKLLGICPNSYVYTKSVAENVVKNNTGTLPIGIFRPGIVISTYREPIQGWIDNIYGPVGLGIGVGIGLIRIIHCDKSVKVSLVPGDMTINGLIVSAWDIAHNGRSNDDVPIYNYVSKDNPITFEEMINMSLKNAISIPTIEAVWYCSFRNIKYRLVYTILVYILHLLPALIVDTFALCVGKQPRLLKIYNKIHKLSDLLGIFTTTEWKFTNERWNELLKKLTAEDRQLFFCDIKELVWDTFFQKYPLGIRTYILKDPIETIPQARIKWRRLYWMHQTLKLIIGSVFLMITWTIISRLLVTFGYA; encoded by the exons ATACATTGGAAAAAGTAAGAATGATGAAACAACTGTTGGAAGGGAACGAACAGGAAACGGACATTAGCATAAACGATTTCAAGACAGTTGACAAGGAATCGTCATGCATAAATTTTGATAAGTTGACACCAATACAGAAGTTTTATTATGGAGAAAGTGTATTTATAACCGGTGTAACCGGATTTCTTgggaaattattaatcgaaaagTTGTTAAGAGGATGTCCCGGTATTAAGTGTATTTACGTATTGATACGTtcaagaaaagggaagaatatTTCTCAACGCATAGACGAGATGGTGGAAAATGAG TTATTTTCAACgcttaagaagaaagaaccaACATTCCGAAATCGGATAATCTCAATTGAGGGTGATTGTAGTTTACCGAATCTTGCCATATCCGTAACCGACAAAGCTAAATTAATAGAAGAGGTATCCATTATCTTTCATATTGCTGCAACTGTAAAATTCAACGAGAGTATAAAAACGGCGACAGCTATCAACGTTAAAAGTTTGAAGGATTTGATAAACTTATCCAAGAACATGTTGAAATTAAAG AGTTTCGTCCATGTATCCTCTGCTTACGCCAATTGTATCCACAGTCTGATtgaagaaaagttttataaaacatCAATTGATGCcgataaattgataaatttggTGGACGACATCGATGAAAAAATGCTCGATGAAATTACACCAAA ATTACTTGGAATATGTCCGAATTCTTACGTGTACACAAAATCAGTCGCTGAAAATGTGGTGAAAAATAATACTGGAACATTACCGATTGGAATATTTCGTCCAGGAATtg TGATATCAACATATCGTGAACCTATTCAAGGATGGATTGATAACATATACGGGCCAGTTGGACTTGGAATAGGCGTTGGAATCGgattaatacgaataatacATTGCGATAAATCGGTAAAAGTTAGTTTAGTACCGGGTGATATGACGATCAACGGTTTAATCGTTAGCGCTTGGGATATTGCGCATAATGGAAG ATCAAACGACGACGTTCCTATTTACAATTATGTATCTAAGGATAATCCAATAACTTTTGAGGAGATGATAAACATGTCTTTGAAAAATGCTATTTCAATACCTACTATAGAAGCAGTTTGGTATTGTAgctttagaaatataaaatatcggtTAGTTTATACCATCTTAGTATACATTCTACATTTATTACCAGCTCTTATAGTGGATACGTTCGCTTTGTGCGTCGGTAAACAGCCAAG GTTActcaaaatatataacaaaattcacAAACTTTCGGACTTACTCGGTATATTTACCACAACCGAATGGAAATTTACGAATGAAAGATGGAACGAactattaaagaaattaacagCAGAAGATCGTCAATTGTTTTTCTgtgatataaaagaattagtTTGGGAtactttctttcaaaaatatccCTTAGGTATAAGAACATACATTTTAAAAGATCCCATCGAAACGATTCCACAAGCTCGTATAAAATGGCGCag GCTTTACTGGATGCATCAAACATTGAAACTTATTATCGGCTCTGTCTTTCTTATGATCACATGGACTATCATTTCCAGACTACTTGTAACTTTTGGATATGCGTAA
- the LOC122637371 gene encoding fatty acyl-CoA reductase wat-like isoform X2 yields the protein MMKQLLEGNEQETDISINDFKTVDKESSCINFDKLTPIQKFYYGESVFITGVTGFLGKLLIEKLLRGCPGIKCIYVLIRSRKGKNISQRIDEMVENELFSTLKKKEPTFRNRIISIEGDCSLPNLAISVTDKAKLIEEVSIIFHIAATVKFNESIKTATAINVKSLKDLINLSKNMLKLKSFVHVSSAYANCIHSLIEEKFYKTSIDADKLINLVDDIDEKMLDEITPKLLGICPNSYVYTKSVAENVVKNNTGTLPIGIFRPGIVISTYREPIQGWIDNIYGPVGLGIGVGIGLIRIIHCDKSVKVSLVPGDMTINGLIVSAWDIAHNGRSNDDVPIYNYVSKDNPITFEEMINMSLKNAISIPTIEAVWYCSFRNIKYRLVYTILVYILHLLPALIVDTFALCVGKQPRLLKIYNKIHKLSDLLGIFTTTEWKFTNERWNELLKKLTAEDRQLFFCDIKELVWDTFFQKYPLGIRTYILKDPIETIPQARIKWRRLYWMHQTLKLIIGSVFLMITWTIISRLLVTFGYA from the exons ATGATGAAACAACTGTTGGAAGGGAACGAACAGGAAACGGACATTAGCATAAACGATTTCAAGACAGTTGACAAGGAATCGTCATGCATAAATTTTGATAAGTTGACACCAATACAGAAGTTTTATTATGGAGAAAGTGTATTTATAACCGGTGTAACCGGATTTCTTgggaaattattaatcgaaaagTTGTTAAGAGGATGTCCCGGTATTAAGTGTATTTACGTATTGATACGTtcaagaaaagggaagaatatTTCTCAACGCATAGACGAGATGGTGGAAAATGAG TTATTTTCAACgcttaagaagaaagaaccaACATTCCGAAATCGGATAATCTCAATTGAGGGTGATTGTAGTTTACCGAATCTTGCCATATCCGTAACCGACAAAGCTAAATTAATAGAAGAGGTATCCATTATCTTTCATATTGCTGCAACTGTAAAATTCAACGAGAGTATAAAAACGGCGACAGCTATCAACGTTAAAAGTTTGAAGGATTTGATAAACTTATCCAAGAACATGTTGAAATTAAAG AGTTTCGTCCATGTATCCTCTGCTTACGCCAATTGTATCCACAGTCTGATtgaagaaaagttttataaaacatCAATTGATGCcgataaattgataaatttggTGGACGACATCGATGAAAAAATGCTCGATGAAATTACACCAAA ATTACTTGGAATATGTCCGAATTCTTACGTGTACACAAAATCAGTCGCTGAAAATGTGGTGAAAAATAATACTGGAACATTACCGATTGGAATATTTCGTCCAGGAATtg TGATATCAACATATCGTGAACCTATTCAAGGATGGATTGATAACATATACGGGCCAGTTGGACTTGGAATAGGCGTTGGAATCGgattaatacgaataatacATTGCGATAAATCGGTAAAAGTTAGTTTAGTACCGGGTGATATGACGATCAACGGTTTAATCGTTAGCGCTTGGGATATTGCGCATAATGGAAG ATCAAACGACGACGTTCCTATTTACAATTATGTATCTAAGGATAATCCAATAACTTTTGAGGAGATGATAAACATGTCTTTGAAAAATGCTATTTCAATACCTACTATAGAAGCAGTTTGGTATTGTAgctttagaaatataaaatatcggtTAGTTTATACCATCTTAGTATACATTCTACATTTATTACCAGCTCTTATAGTGGATACGTTCGCTTTGTGCGTCGGTAAACAGCCAAG GTTActcaaaatatataacaaaattcacAAACTTTCGGACTTACTCGGTATATTTACCACAACCGAATGGAAATTTACGAATGAAAGATGGAACGAactattaaagaaattaacagCAGAAGATCGTCAATTGTTTTTCTgtgatataaaagaattagtTTGGGAtactttctttcaaaaatatccCTTAGGTATAAGAACATACATTTTAAAAGATCCCATCGAAACGATTCCACAAGCTCGTATAAAATGGCGCag GCTTTACTGGATGCATCAAACATTGAAACTTATTATCGGCTCTGTCTTTCTTATGATCACATGGACTATCATTTCCAGACTACTTGTAACTTTTGGATATGCGTAA